The following proteins are encoded in a genomic region of Bubalus kerabau isolate K-KA32 ecotype Philippines breed swamp buffalo chromosome 13, PCC_UOA_SB_1v2, whole genome shotgun sequence:
- the AVP gene encoding vasopressin-neurophysin 2-copeptin, with protein sequence MPDATLPACFLSLLAFTSACYFQNCPRGGKRAMSDLELRQCLPCGPGGKGRCFGPSICCGDELGCFVGTAEALRCQEENYLPSPCQSGQKPCGSGGRCAAAGICCNDESCVTEPECREGIGFPRRVRASDRSNATLLDGPSGALLLRLVQLAGAAEPAEPAQPGVY encoded by the exons ATGCCCGACGCCACACTGCCCGCCTGCTTCCTCAGCCTGCTGGCCTTCACCTCCGCTTGCTACTTCCAGAACTGCCCAAGGGGCGGCAAGAGGGCCATGTCCGACCTGGAGCTGAGACAG TGTCTCCCCTGCGGCCCCGGGGGCAAAGGCCGCTGCTTCGGGCCCAGCATCTGCTGCGGGGACGAGCTGGGCTGCTTCGTGGGCACGGCCGAGGCGCTGCGTTGCCAAGAGGAGAACTACCTGCCGTCGCCCTGCCAGTCCGGCCAGAAGCCCTGCGGGAGCGGGGGCCGCTGCGCCGCCGCAGGCATCTGCTGCAACGACG AGAGCTGCGTGACCGAGCCCGAGTGCCGGGAAGGTATCGGCTTCCCCCGCCGCGTCCGCGCCAGCGACCGGAGCAACGCGACCCTGCTGGACGGGCCGAGCGGGGCCTTGTTGCTGCGGCTGGTGCAGCTAGCGGGGGCGGCGGAGCCCGCGGAGCCCGCCCAGCCCGGCGTCTACTGA
- the OXT gene encoding oxytocin-neurophysin 1 codes for MASSSLACCLLGLLALTSACYIQNCPLGGKRAVLDLDVRTCLPCGPGGKGRCFGPSICCGDELGCFVGTAEALRCQEENYLPSPCQSGQKPCGSGGRCAAAGICCSPDGCHADPACDPEAAFSQH; via the exons ATGGCAAGTTCCAGCCTCGCCTGCTGCCTGCTCGGCCTCCTGGCGTTGACCTCCGCCTGCTACATTCAGAACTGCCCCCTGGGCGGCAAACGCGCGGTGCTGGACCTCGACGTGCGCACG tGTCTCCCCTGCGGCCCCGGGGGCAAAGGCCGCTGCTTCGGGCCCAGCATCTGCTGCGGGGACGAGCTGGGCTGCTTCGTGGGCACGGCCGAGGCGCTGCGCTGCCAAGAGGAGAACTACCTGCCGTCGCCCTGCCAGTCCGGCCAGAAGCCCTGCGGGAGCGGGGGCCGCTGCGCCGCCGCCGGCATCTGCTGCAGCCCGG ACGGCTGCCACGCGGACCCCGCCTGCGACCCTGAGGCCGCCTTCTCCCAGCACTGA